TGAAAAAAAATATCTTTTGTCTAAAAATGCTGAAAAAATTGCCCGTGATCAATATGAAAGAGCTGCCATCTTAAGCAAAAAAGGATATCTAACAAAACAAAGTTTTGAAGATAAGAAAAATGCTTGGATTCTTGCTCAAAAAGAAAGCTCAACGACAAAAATAGATCTTGAGAAGACCCAATTTTATGCTCCTTTTGATGGGATAGTCGGTGTTTTTAAAGCACGGGCGGGCATGTATGTAGATGAAGGAGATATATTGGTATCGTTTTATGATCCTTCCGATCTTATTGTGCGGTTTGATATTCCTTCTTCTGTTGTTCCTTTTGTTAAAGAGGGTCAACCTCTTGAAATAATGGGAAAAAAATATGGATTGACCCATATTCAAAAATTTGTGGACGATGAAACGCATATGTGTCCTTCCTATGTTGATATACAAGGGGAGGATTATGTTATTGGATCAGCGATTGGAGTGTCCCTAACAGTTAAAGAGAAAAAAAAGGTTTTGGTCATTCCTTTTGAAGCGATCTTTATTCAAAATGGCGAAACCTGCATTTATCGGGTTGAGAATGGGCAAGCGTCTTTGTCAAAAGTAGAGATGGGATTTCGAGAAAAAGACCAAATTGAAATTTTATCGGGTCTTAATCAAGGAGATTTATTGATTTTGAGAGGGCAGCAAAGGCTTTATCCAGGCGCACCTGTTAAAATTTATGAGGCGTCCTCTCCTTTAGCAGCATCTCAAGTTCTTTCAAAATGACCCATACAGCTTACTTTATCAAACATCCTGTTATTGCCTTTGTTTTAAATGCCTTGATTTTTATTATCGGAGCCCTCTCTTTTTTTTCAATTCCTTTGAGAGAATACCCAAATGTCCAAGTTGTGACGCTTGTCGTAAGAAGCTCTTATCCAAATGCGAGCGCTGAACTTATAGAATCATCGGTAACCAATTTTCTTGAAGATGAGCTTTCAGGCATTCAAGGAATTGATATTTTAAAATCTTCCTCAAGTGAAGGTGTTTCTTTTGTGGAATTGACATTCCTGCCTGGAACAGAAATGAATCAGGCATTGGTGGATGTTCAAGGTGCGCTTGGACGCGTTAAATCCATGCTGCCAAAAGAAGTACATGAACCGAATGTTGAGCGTAAAGGGAAGTCAGATGGAATGCCTTTCATGGTCCTATCTCTTGCATCTTCCACAATGGATTTTGGGGCTTTAACGCATTATGCTGAACTTAATTTAAAAAATGCATTTCGGAGTTTAAAGGGTGTTTCTTCGGCGCTTGTCTGGGGTCAACCTTACACTTATAAAATTGTTCTTGATCCTCAAAAAATGTATGATTTTGGTGTTAACGCAGATGACATATATGAGGCTCTCGAAAAAAGTAAACTCTCCCTTCCCGTGGGAAAATTTCAGAACAAAATTCCAACAACTTTAAATGTTAAGTTGTCCTCTATTGAAGATTATGAAAATCTTGTGGTTAAAGAACAAAAAGAAGGCGGAGAAGAAAGCAGCACAAAATCTCCTCCTATTTTTCTTAAATCAGTGTCTCGTATTTCTTTAGAGACGGATAGTACAATAAATCGTGTTCGTATCAATGGGGAAGCCGGTCTTGTTCTTGCAATAACACGTACAAGTGATTCAAATCCTCTTGATGTTTCGAAATTAGTACATGAAAAAGTAAAAGAGCTTGAGAAAACGCTGCCAAAAGGAGTGAAAATAAAAATTGTTGAAGATCAAGCAGAGTTTATAAGAGCCTCTCTTGATAACATCCGCTCCTCGCTCCTTGAAGCTTGTCTTTTTGTTTTGGGAATTGTTTTTTTATTTTTAGGGAATGTAAGATCAACATTTATTCCTCTCATAACAATTCCAATTTCTTTAGCGGGTTCTTTTATCTTTTTGAAGATGTTTGGATTTTCTATCAATCTCATGACACTCTTGGCAATGGTTCTTGCTGTTGGATTGGTTGTTGATGACGCCATTGTTGTCTTAGAGAATATTACGCGTCATTTGGAGGAAGGCTTTTCCAGCATTGATGCGGCTCTTATAGGGGCAAAAGAAATTGGATTTGCAATTATGGCAATGACCTTGACACTCACGAGTGTTTATGCGCCGATTGCTTTTATTCAAGGAGCCATAGGACAGCTTTTTGTCGAATTTGCGGTTGCTCTTGCGGGATCTGTTTTGATTTCGGGATGTGTTGCATTGACACTTTCTCCCATGATGTGCTCAAAAATACTGAAAAATCATCCTAAACATATTTGGCCTTTTATTGAGGGAAAATTAAGCAATTTAACGATATCCTATGAAAGAGCTCTAACATATGTTTTAAACAATCGTTTTTTGATGGGAATATTTTCAGCTTTTGCAATTGGGGCAACGATTTTTTTCTATTGCTTGATTCCTCAAGAAGTCGTCCCTAAGGAAGATCGGTGTTTTATAGGGGTGTATGTTCCGCCGATTGCTGGAAAAAATATTGATACAATGGATCAAAAATTAAAAGAAATTGAAAAGATTGTAAGTGCTCTGCCAGAAGTTCAAGAAAATCTTATTTTTATTGGAAATTGGGGCGGAAATATTTGTTTGCCCTTAAGACCTAAATCAGAAAGGAAACGCTCTGCAGAAGAAATTATAAATTCTATTCGTCCACAACTTGCAGCCTTCCCATCTATTGATGTCTGGCCCTGGAGTTGGGATTCTGGTCTTCCTGGAATGGATAATGCTTTAAGCGGAGGACAAATTGATCTTGTTATTTCTACGGTGGAGAGCTATCAAGATCTTTTTAAAAAAATTGAGAACATAAAGAAAATTATTGATGATCAAAAAATGTTTAAGGGTGCTCATCATGATCTTAAATTGAATTTCCTCGGCATGCTGATTGATCTTGATATTAATGAAATCGCAAAGTTAAATATAAAACCAAAACAGATTGGTAAAATGATTGAAGTTTTCTTTAGTGGGGATCGCTCTTTGACCTTTCAAAAAGATGGGATTCTTTATCCTATTACGCTTGAAGGGCCTTCTTATCCTTGGACCTTGGATGAACTTTATATAACGAATGACTCTGGGAAGCGTATTTCTTTGGGCTCTCTTGCAACAGTTCGTTTTAAAGCGCAGCCTAAAGAACTCATCCATTATAATCAAATGAGAGCAACAACATTAAGTGCTGAGCTTTTTCCAGGAGATAAAATTGAGCCTGCTATGGAAAAGTTGTTTAGTGTGGTGGATAAAAATGTTCCTGCCCAGTATCGAAAAAGCTGGATAGGAGCAGCTAAAGTTTATCAAGAATCCTCCATGACAATGATTCTTTTGTTTTGTCTTGCTTTGGTTTTTATTTATGCCATTCTTTCGATGCAGTTTGAGAACTTTATGGATCCTTTAATTATTTTATTAACAGTTCCTCTTGCTCTTTCGGGGGCTTTATTTACAGTTTGGATTTTTAATCAATCTCTAAATATCTATACTCAAGTTGGATTGATTACGCTCATAGGGCTCATTACCAAACATGGAATTTTAATTGTTGAGTTTACAAATCAACTTCAAAAATCGGGTATTCCTCTCTTAGAGGCCATAAAGACAGCCTCTAAATTGCGATTAAGGCCAATTCTTATGACAACAGGAGCGATGATTTTTGGAGCAATTCCTCTTGTGCTTTCTCAAGACGCAGGCTCAGAAGCGCGGCAAGCAATTGGATGGACACTTTTGGGAGGCTTAAGTTTTGGAACATTTTTTACGCTCTTTGTTCTTCCCGCACTGTGTTTAAGTATAAAATCTCGTTTTAAAAAGAGGGTTGAGGCTCTTTAAAAAAATTTGAGACACTTTAAAATACAACGATCAAACCATAACAGGGAAAAGTGTCATTGAGGAATTAATCTTTGAGAGAACCCTTGTGATTGGATTCAAGAATCTTAATAATATCATCGATTTCTTGAGAGTGCTCAATGACATATCTGTCTGCAATCTCCACGAGACGGTTGATGTTTTCAGGAGAGGCATCAAAAGAATTACTAGCGCTTTCAGGTATAAGGGGATTTAAACGATAGTAATATTCTAACCCAAAGCCTTTTTGTTTTTTAATTTCTTCTACCAGGGCATTAAGTTTATCATCATTTCCTAAAAAAACCATTTTTATCCAATTGGTTGGTGCGTATAAAAGACCTTCACTTTTCCATTTTTCTGGATGAGAATGGGAAGAAACATATCCTGTTCCAAGAGAAATGAGAATTTTAGGGTTTTTGGGATAGAGCTGCTCAGCATACATCAAAGAGAAAACAATTGGATTATTAGAGACAAATCCTGCGTCAGTTAAATAATGGCTTTTTTCTATAGATTTCCATTCGAACACTGGATAGATGTTGGGCATAGATATGCTGGCAAGGACAACGTCTTTCAGCATGATCTCTTTTTGATTTACATTCGTACTTTCAAATAAAAATATATTTGCTGTACTAAGATCATAGGAAGGAATCATAATTGGCTTTATACTTTGATCAAGTCGAACATCCTTAAGATATTTTTGTAAATAAAAAATGGGTTTTTGGTGAGTCAGGAGAGGAGC
The sequence above is drawn from the Pseudomonadota bacterium genome and encodes:
- a CDS encoding efflux RND transporter periplasmic adaptor subunit, which codes for MRQVSKIVKILIGIFFLLGALVVYKLFFISPPSQQEEIKVVEVEEVQPKDIKESIHLIGTVEPKRSTVFFAKSKGAWEPLVKEGAFVKKGTLIGQIESSDTEKKYLLSKNAEKIARDQYERAAILSKKGYLTKQSFEDKKNAWILAQKESSTTKIDLEKTQFYAPFDGIVGVFKARAGMYVDEGDILVSFYDPSDLIVRFDIPSSVVPFVKEGQPLEIMGKKYGLTHIQKFVDDETHMCPSYVDIQGEDYVIGSAIGVSLTVKEKKKVLVIPFEAIFIQNGETCIYRVENGQASLSKVEMGFREKDQIEILSGLNQGDLLILRGQQRLYPGAPVKIYEASSPLAASQVLSK
- a CDS encoding efflux RND transporter permease subunit; protein product: MTHTAYFIKHPVIAFVLNALIFIIGALSFFSIPLREYPNVQVVTLVVRSSYPNASAELIESSVTNFLEDELSGIQGIDILKSSSSEGVSFVELTFLPGTEMNQALVDVQGALGRVKSMLPKEVHEPNVERKGKSDGMPFMVLSLASSTMDFGALTHYAELNLKNAFRSLKGVSSALVWGQPYTYKIVLDPQKMYDFGVNADDIYEALEKSKLSLPVGKFQNKIPTTLNVKLSSIEDYENLVVKEQKEGGEESSTKSPPIFLKSVSRISLETDSTINRVRINGEAGLVLAITRTSDSNPLDVSKLVHEKVKELEKTLPKGVKIKIVEDQAEFIRASLDNIRSSLLEACLFVLGIVFLFLGNVRSTFIPLITIPISLAGSFIFLKMFGFSINLMTLLAMVLAVGLVVDDAIVVLENITRHLEEGFSSIDAALIGAKEIGFAIMAMTLTLTSVYAPIAFIQGAIGQLFVEFAVALAGSVLISGCVALTLSPMMCSKILKNHPKHIWPFIEGKLSNLTISYERALTYVLNNRFLMGIFSAFAIGATIFFYCLIPQEVVPKEDRCFIGVYVPPIAGKNIDTMDQKLKEIEKIVSALPEVQENLIFIGNWGGNICLPLRPKSERKRSAEEIINSIRPQLAAFPSIDVWPWSWDSGLPGMDNALSGGQIDLVISTVESYQDLFKKIENIKKIIDDQKMFKGAHHDLKLNFLGMLIDLDINEIAKLNIKPKQIGKMIEVFFSGDRSLTFQKDGILYPITLEGPSYPWTLDELYITNDSGKRISLGSLATVRFKAQPKELIHYNQMRATTLSAELFPGDKIEPAMEKLFSVVDKNVPAQYRKSWIGAAKVYQESSMTMILLFCLALVFIYAILSMQFENFMDPLIILLTVPLALSGALFTVWIFNQSLNIYTQVGLITLIGLITKHGILIVEFTNQLQKSGIPLLEAIKTASKLRLRPILMTTGAMIFGAIPLVLSQDAGSEARQAIGWTLLGGLSFGTFFTLFVLPALCLSIKSRFKKRVEAL
- a CDS encoding patatin-like phospholipase family protein, whose product is MNKIFFYLFLSFVILFNSSKVFSQNSPQNDSPKLIRILVLEGGAIHGILSTRILVEIEKRTHKPISELFDVMTGSSTGSIQVALLNAPQKKNTSKPQYSAKELLDFYIKNGSEILTPSIWRRIWTLDGLLAPLLTHQKPIFYLQKYLKDVRLDQSIKPIMIPSYDLSTANIFLFESTNVNQKEIMLKDVVLASISMPNIYPVFEWKSIEKSHYLTDAGFVSNNPIVFSLMYAEQLYPKNPKILISLGTGYVSSHSHPEKWKSEGLLYAPTNWIKMVFLGNDDKLNALVEEIKKQKGFGLEYYYRLNPLIPESASNSFDASPENINRLVEIADRYVIEHSQEIDDIIKILESNHKGSLKD